In Lycium ferocissimum isolate CSIRO_LF1 chromosome 3, AGI_CSIRO_Lferr_CH_V1, whole genome shotgun sequence, the genomic window ACACCCTTTGTTGCACAAGAGTTTTGCATTTTCAGAACTACTCCCTTTGTTCATTTTACTTACGTTTTCCTCGGATCAATTCGACTAATCTTCAGTAGCCTAAATCAAttgattaactcaatattttaaagttaaaatttagATGTTCAGATTTTGTTTAGATATATCAAACTATTATCTGTTTCGATTGAACACCTGAACACGTAATAAAATGTTCCCCTTACATACTTTAGGCTCAAATTTTTCCGATTGAGGTTGATGAAGGTTATTGAAGGGCTAAGGTTGAGGTAAGTTGAGAGCTAATCTTTATTGAAGCGATTTTTCTCAAATATATATTTCGTCGAGGACGTGTCTCTCCATGTCATGTactaaaatgtatatttttggcCTTCACACGATATTAGATGAACTGCTTTACTTGACATGTCTCTCCATGTCACGTactaaaatgtatattttttgccTCTACATGATATCAGATGAACGGCTTTACTTGACCAAATGATAAATGAACGGACaatctcctttttctttcataAAGATTTTGTATtatcttctttcctttcctCTACAAACTTCAGTAACTTTTTAAGCTTTGTTAACCTCCCCTTAGCTTCCCCCCATCTTTACGGCTGATTAAATTCACACAGTACTGTTAATATGTCATTACAGAATATTGGAAGTTGTTTTAAGTTGAAATAGGTTCAAATAGCTCGAACGTTGAACAGAACTAGTCTGGAGTGTGAACTGGTAGGAAGGAATGCCTCACTAAAAATGTTTCAAATTTTCCCTGCCAAAATTTGTGAGCCAAATGCCTGATCTGGCTTTGGTGAGTTTGTTACTTACTCTAACATGCCAAAGGTAAGGAACAAACTTTGAAATCAAACTTAGAAAATCAACACAGTGATCGCAGCAGcatttaaaaagaagaaataaagagTTGGACATACAAAAGTTGTAATTTGAGCCCTCAGAATGGCTTCATAGTACATTAAACGTTCAAAGCCAGTTATATCATTAGAACTTTTCAATAGTTACTCCATCTCTCAGAACCTCGTAAGCCTCCCTACTCCGGGATTTCTTCAACCCAGCTGTGAAATGAATCTTGGATTTTTCAGATGAGATGGCAGTAACTTTTACCCACATCATCACTTTTGTTTTCATTCCTTCAATGTCAGCTAGCTTTCCTTTTTCAAGATATCCAGTAACAGCTGTAGAGAAGCGTAATACAGATGAATCCTTGTAACCAACTTCACATACAGTGGGTATATAGACAGTGAGTTTTCTCGTCTCTTCATTAAACTCGTAATTGGTAGCATCCCGAGGGAAAATACCTACTGGAATATCATACTCCTTCAGAAGATCTGGCAATGGCTTTTGCATTTTTCCTACAAACCAAGATTAAGCAGGGATGATAAAGGTTTTGACTTGTACAAAACAACATACTTAGGGATGATAAAGGTTTTGACTTGTACAAAGCAAGATAATTTAGATATTGTTGATACAACTAGAAAATCCTCAATAAAATGAATAAGGGACTTCCCAGTCAGAGAATAGTCTTTTAAACCACAGCTAACCCTCAACAAAGGCATAACTAGAGAAAGATTATGAACACCATATTCAACCAATGTTCCCTCTTTACAAACGAAAAGCTTCCTCACTGTGCCTTACCATCCCTcgccacccaaaaaaaaaaaaaaagaggagagacAAAAGCACAAATGAATAAGCACACTGAGACACTCTTACAAGAAAATGTTTCTCCCTGGCACTCCTGATTGCTTATTCAACTAATTTACTCACCATTCATAGTATTAATAAACACTATTCTGAAATATAATGGGCAGCAACATACAGATTTTATTTTCCTGTCATTGCCCTCCAACTGCCTCGGGGAAAGACGTGTGCTGGTGGATCAGACAACAGGTTTGGAACATACAAGGGGAAGGGGAGTATGGAAGAGCATGGCAAGTTATGCAGAGAGAGAGAACACAAACCTTTTAGCTTGTTCACCAGCCATTTTGTTCCTCCTTCAATACTGCTTTGCAATGACTGATTATTGGAAAGAAAAAGATCAGCATGAACCAAAATGgctgaaacaattttttttttttttttttttgatgaagtaagaGTATTATTAACAATAAGGGCATTAACTAGCCCGTATACAAGAAGTATACCAAAAAGCAGAAAATCCTACCAGAATACATGATTTTCTATGGAAGTCTCCCAATCATCTATACAAAAAGTAACCTCATGAATGCACCAAAAAGAAATAAGGGAAAAAAGGCTATTTCTCAGGTGTACAATATCTTTCTCTATTCCATCAAAATCTCTCTTGTTCCTCTAACTCCATATGGTCCTCATCAATTCTAAAAGGGCAACTTCACATGCCCTGCATCTCCTCTACCGTCTTCTACTAGCACAGCTAAACATGGTTACCTTCACAGTTCTCGGCATTACCCACTCGAAACCAAAGCATCTCATCAACTTCCCCCATAGCGAAGATGCTACATGGCAATGTAAAAGTAGGTGATCTACGTTATTCTTTGCACATGAAAAACACCAACTAACACAAGTAATCTTTCTCTTCCTTAAGTTCTCCGCTGTCAAATTCACCCCCCTCGTAGCTAACCAAGTGAAGAAGCACACCTTTCTTGGTACTCTAGGGATCCATATCGAGGTATGTGGGAAAACAATCTCCTCTCTCACCAAAAGCTTCACGTAATAAAATTTAACGGAAAAGGCGCCGTTTCCCCCCGTTTCCCATTTTCAAACATCCTGACAACCAATAGTAATTTTTTGTTGGTTGACCAAACTAACCAAGTTTTgaaattcttcaacttcccagTCTTGCAAGTTTCTTCTAAACCTCAAATCGCAAAACACTTCTCCCTCTTGTAAACTCCATAACTGTACAACCGACATCCCTTTTTGGCAAGAAATCCTATACATGTTAGGAATAGAGAGTTTCAAAATATTGTTTCCACACCACCTATGACACCAAAAACTCACCCTACTTCCCTCACCCACTCGAAAAGAAGTATTCTCGTTGAAATCTTCCCACTCCTTTAAAATATTTCTCCATAGCCCACACCCGTATGGAAGTGGGGCATTTTTAGTCCTCCACCCCCCTTCCATAACCCCATACTTCTCCGCAATTACCCCCTCCAAAAAGCATTTACCTCTACCCCAAATCTCCATAGCCACTTTCCTAACACCAGACAGAGAAGTGAATAGTGGGAACCAATTGCTCTTTGCCAAATAATTCCAAACATAGCAAAcatcatttgtttttttttttgtttttttgagattaaaaaaaaaatatatatatataataataataataataataataataataatagatgtTTGCTAAGTTTGGAATTATTTGGCAAAAGATCTATTATTCTTCCTTAGGAATAATATAATAGTTCTACACTGGTTTCAACTGATGTGCTAGAAAAGTGAAAttatcaagatttttttttttttttttttttttttttttgtgggggggggggatgaCAAAGGAACCCACACCcactacccttcgggtgcgcacagtaAACCCCGCCCCGTACAATAGCCCACAAAACCACACAAGCGGATAACCCGCACTAGCAAGacccgtgcgacgagctcgacccaaaGACAAATCCCCCGATATTGCAAGCAGGGGTTTCAAACCCGAGACTCCATTATGGAAGCCCCTTGCTCAACTAACTGAGCCTCCCTTCCGGGTATTATCAAGATTTTGCTGAACTGCAAATTCTTTTAAATCTACCCATCAATTACGGTCATTAGCTTCAGTGAGCACGACACTTAGTGGCTTTGGTTTCCTTCTTTTTATCCTGAAGAACTATCatactaatacataaaagtTTCTATTGGATTATACACTTCATCTCGAGGATAAAGGtattttcaatttgttttttttcttgcatTCACAGTTAATAGCTTCACACTGTCGCATTCATCGGCATGCCCAACTGTCAAGCTTATGCTCATGTTAAACAATAACGGTGGAGAAGATGCACAGAAGGCTCCTTCATCTCCACTGTCTATACAGAATTATATTGTTCTTTGAAAACAATCAACTAGGCATTTGGATATGGCTTAAGTGATatttgaaagggaaaaaaaaaaaaagtggtattgaatttgaagttgaaaaatggtatttggaagctgaagttgtgtttggacatgcatttcactcggaaacaaaaaaaaattgaagttttcagagtgagaaaaaaaaaattctctttttcaaatttgaaaaactcATCTTAAAGAACTAACCAACAAATCATTCTAATCCATAACCAAACAATGTTTCGAAAATATTTTTCGACCAAACAATAGGAGATAAAAAAAACTCAtgtccaaacaggccctaataAAGGCACAAGATATGCAATTCATCAAAATTAAAGGCCAACCACACAATTAAGTCCACATGAGCCTTAGACCAGCAATAGAAAATCTAGAATTTGTCTAGGAACCACATAGGAAGTACATAAAAACTTGAAGAGCAACAGCATGAGAGAGAAGAGACTGCTCATCCAAAAAGTTGTAAATTTTTAGCACATCAGCGACCAAACCTAGTAGTACCGCACCTCCACTAAAGCTTGTTGCATGTGGAAGTCTTATCCAAAAAAT contains:
- the LOC132049780 gene encoding uncharacterized protein At5g01610-like isoform X1, producing the protein MDQILNKVGSYWIGKRANKELNSVGDDINSLQSSIEGGTKWLVNKLKGKMQKPLPDLLKEYDIPVGIFPRDATNYEFNEETRKLTVYIPTVCEVGYKDSSVLRFSTAVTGYLEKGKLADIEGMKTKVMMWVKVTAISSEKSKIHFTAGLKKSRSREAYEVLRDGVTIEKF